Proteins from a single region of Nodularia sp. LEGE 06071:
- a CDS encoding family 10 glycosylhydrolase has translation MSPEKKEPKGCGCANIPISVILLFLGFGWWILSQKSNRDMISNSFTNLLSQHQQIAIPILNPTPTPNLTPTFTPTPTPNLTPTLTPTPTPDITPTLTPTPTPTNTVNPDSNKKPTLPPKTPEQKTSLAQNPWKKKAIRGIYFSRYYITNNANEQTIRQRVRQYRSQGFNTIIHGVWGNGCTMYNSDVMQQKLGFKSCPNKFQDQWLDWLIDEAHKQDMEVHAYFEKGIKIDKNSPIFDLAIARRWVVPGVDRTYSNIEHYVLDVEIPEVANFFKNISVEFVTKYPQIDAVQWDDYLGYHAELPGQVDRTANLTKFVQEMVSGIKQANPKVSFDISHHNPYWAKRYFAADWLNWNIDRVFIQVYNDDNFQEELKYVRSVDGIGISDNQFHRLEAIINNPQIKSVLVFPIDGQPEKTATKLQNLVESITQKP, from the coding sequence ATGTCGCCAGAGAAAAAAGAGCCAAAGGGGTGTGGATGCGCGAATATTCCCATATCAGTAATTTTACTGTTTTTAGGATTTGGTTGGTGGATATTGAGCCAGAAAAGTAATCGAGACATGATTAGCAATTCGTTTACTAACCTGTTATCTCAGCATCAACAAATAGCTATACCCATTTTAAATCCCACTCCAACTCCTAATCTGACACCTACTTTTACTCCCACTCCCACTCCTAATCTCACACCTACTTTGACTCCCACTCCCACTCCTGATATAACACCTACTTTGACTCCCACTCCCACCCCCACGAACACGGTAAATCCCGATAGCAACAAAAAACCAACTTTACCACCAAAAACCCCAGAGCAAAAAACATCATTAGCTCAAAATCCTTGGAAGAAAAAAGCAATTAGAGGTATTTATTTTAGCCGTTACTATATTACGAATAATGCTAACGAACAAACGATTCGTCAACGAGTTCGCCAATATCGTTCCCAAGGATTTAATACAATCATTCATGGCGTTTGGGGTAATGGTTGTACAATGTACAACAGTGATGTCATGCAACAAAAATTGGGGTTTAAAAGTTGTCCCAATAAGTTCCAAGATCAATGGCTAGATTGGTTGATTGATGAAGCACATAAGCAGGACATGGAAGTTCATGCTTACTTTGAAAAAGGGATTAAAATCGATAAAAATAGCCCAATTTTTGATTTAGCGATCGCACGCAGATGGGTTGTTCCGGGTGTAGATAGAACTTACTCCAATATTGAACATTATGTTCTGGATGTAGAGATACCCGAAGTTGCTAATTTCTTTAAAAATATTTCCGTAGAATTTGTCACCAAATACCCGCAAATTGATGCAGTCCAATGGGATGATTATTTAGGCTACCATGCCGAACTACCAGGACAAGTAGACCGTACCGCTAATTTGACAAAGTTTGTCCAAGAAATGGTGAGTGGAATTAAACAAGCTAACCCCAAAGTTAGTTTTGATATTTCCCATCATAATCCTTATTGGGCTAAAAGATATTTTGCTGCTGATTGGCTAAACTGGAACATCGATAGAGTGTTTATTCAAGTTTATAATGATGACAATTTCCAAGAAGAATTAAAATATGTTAGAAGTGTTGATGGAATTGGCATTAGTGACAACCAATTTCATCGATTAGAAGCAATAATTAATAATCCACAAATCAAAAGTGTTTTAGTGTTTCCCATAGATGGACAACCCGAAAAAACTGCTACTAAATTGCAAAACTTGGTAGAATCAATAACACAGAAACCATGA
- a CDS encoding NADP-dependent isocitrate dehydrogenase, translating to MYDKINPPTTGTKITFKNGEPIVPDNPIIPFIRGDGTGIDIWPATQKVLDAAVAKAYKGKRQISWFKVYAGDESCDLYGTYQYLPQDTLTAIKEYGIAIKGPLTTPVGGGIRSLNVALRQIFDLYACVRPCRYYAGTPSPHKNPEKLDVIVYRENTEDIYLGIEWKQGSEIGDRLIKILNEELIPATPEHGKKQIPLDSGIGIKPISKTGSQRLVRRAMKHALLLPKAKQQVTLVHKGNIMKYTEGAFRDWGYELVTSEFRSECVTERESWILSNKEKNPDISAEANAREVDPGYDSLTPEKQAQIVQEVETVLSTIWETHGNGQWKEKIMVNDRIADSIFQQIQTRPDEYSILATMNLNGDYLSDAAAAIVGGLGMGPGANIGDVCAIFEATHGTAPKHAGLDRINPGSVILSGVMMLEFMGWQEAADLVKKGLGNAIANSQVTYDLARLLEPPVKPLKCSEFADAIIKHFD from the coding sequence ATGTACGACAAGATTAACCCCCCCACAACCGGAACAAAAATCACCTTCAAAAATGGTGAACCGATTGTGCCTGATAATCCAATTATCCCTTTTATTCGGGGCGATGGCACAGGTATAGATATCTGGCCTGCTACCCAAAAGGTGCTAGATGCTGCGGTAGCCAAGGCATACAAAGGGAAACGTCAAATCAGTTGGTTTAAGGTTTACGCTGGGGATGAGTCCTGTGATTTATATGGCACTTATCAGTATTTACCCCAGGATACATTAACCGCCATCAAAGAATATGGTATAGCGATTAAAGGCCCTTTGACTACCCCTGTAGGCGGTGGCATTCGTTCTCTCAATGTAGCACTGCGACAAATTTTCGATTTATATGCCTGTGTGCGTCCTTGTCGTTATTATGCTGGAACTCCCTCGCCGCACAAAAACCCAGAAAAGCTGGATGTAATTGTTTATCGGGAAAATACGGAAGATATTTATTTGGGGATTGAGTGGAAACAGGGCAGTGAAATAGGCGATCGCCTGATTAAAATCCTCAACGAAGAACTCATCCCCGCCACCCCAGAACATGGCAAAAAGCAAATTCCCCTCGATTCTGGTATTGGTATCAAACCCATCAGCAAAACTGGTTCTCAGCGCCTAGTCCGCCGAGCGATGAAACACGCTTTGTTATTGCCCAAAGCCAAGCAACAGGTGACACTGGTGCATAAGGGCAACATCATGAAGTACACCGAAGGCGCTTTCCGTGATTGGGGTTATGAATTGGTAACTAGTGAATTTCGCAGTGAATGCGTCACTGAACGGGAATCTTGGATTTTGAGTAATAAAGAGAAAAATCCCGATATTTCCGCCGAAGCTAACGCCCGTGAGGTTGATCCTGGCTATGATTCCCTCACACCAGAGAAGCAAGCGCAAATTGTCCAAGAAGTCGAAACCGTTCTCAGCACAATTTGGGAAACCCACGGTAACGGTCAATGGAAAGAAAAAATCATGGTCAATGACCGGATTGCTGACAGTATTTTCCAACAAATCCAAACCAGACCAGATGAGTATTCGATTCTCGCCACAATGAACTTAAACGGCGATTACTTGTCTGATGCGGCTGCGGCCATTGTCGGCGGTTTAGGCATGGGGCCAGGGGCAAATATCGGCGATGTCTGTGCCATATTTGAAGCTACCCACGGCACTGCACCCAAACACGCGGGCTTGGATCGGATTAATCCCGGTTCTGTAATTCTTTCCGGTGTGATGATGCTGGAATTTATGGGTTGGCAAGAAGCCGCCGATTTGGTAAAGAAAGGTTTAGGGAATGCGATCGCTAATAGTCAAGTGACATACGATTTAGCCCGGTTGCTAGAACCACCAGTAAAACCCTTAAAATGTTCTGAATTTGCCGACGCAATCATCAAACATTTCGATTAG
- a CDS encoding GUN4 domain-containing protein: protein MTDPMILSGTADIDSLRQSLIAGSFQVQQQIIPQLSNLGNQGLDVLMEFLQKRREHPANWIDGKAYQVLYNSDAPQVKQFLLDCFPEGIVPLKSECGIDYKSLQQLLAVQDFQAADLVSIQKMCELAGPTAVQRKWLYFTEVGNAPILDLQTINNLWLVHSEGKFGFSVQREIWLSLGKNWESLWPKIGWKSGNIWTRYPHQFIWDLSAPKGHLPLSNQLRGVRVMAALLSHPAWSTSNKT, encoded by the coding sequence ATGACAGACCCAATGATTTTATCAGGCACAGCTGACATAGACTCTCTCCGACAATCGTTAATTGCTGGGTCTTTTCAAGTCCAACAACAAATCATCCCCCAGTTGTCTAACTTGGGTAATCAGGGATTAGATGTGTTGATGGAATTTTTACAAAAACGACGTGAACACCCAGCGAATTGGATCGATGGTAAAGCTTACCAAGTCCTGTATAACTCTGATGCACCTCAAGTTAAACAATTTCTGCTTGACTGTTTTCCTGAAGGAATTGTACCTCTAAAATCAGAGTGCGGGATTGATTACAAATCTTTGCAACAGCTTCTAGCTGTCCAAGACTTCCAAGCCGCTGATCTCGTGAGTATCCAAAAAATGTGTGAACTGGCGGGGCCAACGGCTGTACAGAGAAAATGGTTGTACTTTACTGAAGTAGGAAATGCCCCGATTCTTGACTTACAAACTATTAACAACCTCTGGTTAGTCCACTCAGAAGGCAAATTTGGCTTTTCGGTACAGCGAGAAATTTGGTTGAGTTTAGGCAAAAACTGGGAAAGTTTATGGCCGAAAATTGGCTGGAAAAGCGGTAATATCTGGACGCGATACCCACATCAGTTTATTTGGGATTTAAGCGCCCCTAAAGGTCATTTACCCCTGTCTAATCAACTCCGGGGGGTGCGGGTGATGGCGGCGTTATTGTCTCATCCGGCTTGGTCTACAAGTAACAAAACGTGA
- a CDS encoding ABC transporter ATP-binding protein, translated as MAKVHLEDIRRKFNNVTAIEDITFEIPDGEFWVLVGPSGCGKSTILRTIAGLESATSGNLYIGDRLVNNIPARQRDIAMVFQNYALYPHMTVAQNIAFGLQMRKFDPKLIQERVVNVARSLSLEHLLDRKPKQLSGGQQQRVALGRAIAREPQVFLLDEPLSNLDAQLRDETRAELKQLHQQLGITTIYVTHDQVEAMTLADKIVVLDRGRIQQIGDPQSIYALPANQMVATFLGNPPMNILPAIYKNDVFDVSGQSLAVPAVVREKVQLRPGQSFDLGIRPEHITINIDSALNNHQSEPLFVEVKVVEPLGRETLIRASLPGSLAVLNIQTTADVRPRPGDRLSLQLDLNQLFVFDTTTGDRISPA; from the coding sequence ATGGCAAAAGTTCATTTAGAAGACATTAGGCGTAAATTCAATAACGTCACTGCTATTGAGGACATTACCTTTGAAATTCCCGATGGAGAATTTTGGGTGTTAGTGGGACCATCAGGTTGTGGTAAGTCTACAATTTTACGCACGATCGCCGGGTTGGAATCTGCGACATCTGGTAACCTGTATATCGGCGATCGCTTGGTCAATAATATTCCCGCCCGACAGCGTGATATCGCGATGGTATTCCAGAACTACGCCTTGTATCCCCACATGACGGTGGCGCAAAACATCGCCTTTGGCTTACAAATGCGGAAATTTGACCCGAAGCTGATTCAAGAACGAGTGGTGAATGTGGCGCGATCGCTTTCTCTAGAACATCTACTAGACCGCAAACCCAAACAACTTTCTGGGGGACAGCAACAACGGGTAGCATTAGGAAGAGCGATCGCCCGTGAACCACAAGTATTTTTACTTGACGAACCTTTGTCTAATTTAGATGCTCAGTTGCGAGATGAAACTAGGGCAGAATTGAAACAGTTACATCAACAATTAGGTATTACTACAATTTACGTCACCCACGATCAAGTTGAGGCGATGACCTTGGCTGATAAAATTGTGGTGCTAGATCGGGGTAGGATTCAGCAAATTGGTGATCCTCAAAGTATTTATGCCCTTCCCGCTAACCAAATGGTAGCCACTTTTTTGGGTAATCCTCCCATGAATATTCTGCCTGCTATCTACAAAAATGATGTTTTTGATGTTAGCGGACAGTCCTTAGCGGTTCCAGCAGTAGTGAGGGAAAAGGTGCAGCTACGTCCAGGTCAAAGTTTTGATTTGGGGATTCGTCCTGAACATATCACAATTAACATTGACTCTGCCCTCAACAATCATCAATCAGAACCCTTATTTGTGGAAGTTAAGGTAGTAGAACCTTTGGGGCGGGAAACCTTGATTCGTGCAAGTTTACCAGGTTCCCTGGCGGTGCTAAATATCCAGACGACTGCTGATGTGCGTCCGCGTCCAGGCGATCGCTTGTCTCTACAACTTGATTTAAATCAGTTATTTGTTTTTGACACCACCACTGGTGATAGAATCTCACCAGCATAA
- the mtnA gene encoding S-methyl-5-thioribose-1-phosphate isomerase — MLYPVIWQNDSVSLIDQTRLPGEYTSVQIHRCEDMARAIKTMIVRGAPAIGVAAAYGMYLGAREIEAENHHEFLSALEEVAELLRSTRPTAVNLFWAISRMMKTAYETLGTVAEIKQNLLQTAQAIHAEDLQTCQAIGDHGLAALPTTPQKLTILTHCNAGALATAGYGTALGVVRSAWREGRLERVFADETRPRLQGAKLTAWECVQEGIPVTVITDSMAAHCMKQNLIHAVVVGADRIAANGDAANKIGTYSLAIAAKAHDIPFFVAAPFSTVDFALADGSQIPIEERDPMEIYQVGDTILTPSGVDFYNPAFDVTPAELITAIITENGAFAPGELPQSQPQLVI; from the coding sequence ATGCTTTACCCGGTTATTTGGCAAAATGATTCTGTTTCTCTCATTGACCAAACTCGCTTACCTGGTGAGTATACTTCTGTGCAAATTCACCGCTGTGAAGATATGGCACGGGCGATTAAAACGATGATTGTCCGCGGTGCGCCGGCTATTGGTGTGGCTGCGGCTTATGGTATGTATCTGGGTGCGAGGGAAATTGAGGCGGAAAATCACCATGAGTTTTTATCAGCTTTAGAAGAGGTCGCCGAGTTATTGCGTTCTACTCGCCCGACAGCAGTTAATTTATTTTGGGCTATTAGCCGGATGATGAAAACTGCTTATGAAACTTTGGGAACTGTGGCAGAAATTAAACAGAATCTTTTGCAGACAGCCCAAGCCATTCATGCTGAAGATTTACAAACCTGTCAGGCTATTGGTGATCATGGTTTGGCTGCATTACCTACGACTCCTCAAAAGCTGACAATTCTGACTCACTGCAATGCTGGGGCTTTAGCTACTGCTGGTTACGGTACAGCATTGGGTGTTGTGCGTTCGGCTTGGCGGGAAGGACGTTTAGAACGTGTATTTGCTGACGAAACTCGTCCTCGTTTGCAAGGGGCAAAACTCACGGCTTGGGAATGTGTTCAAGAAGGTATTCCGGTGACTGTAATTACTGATAGTATGGCAGCCCATTGTATGAAACAGAATTTAATTCATGCTGTGGTTGTGGGTGCTGACCGGATTGCTGCTAATGGCGATGCTGCGAATAAAATTGGGACTTATAGTTTAGCGATCGCAGCTAAAGCCCATGATATCCCTTTCTTCGTGGCAGCTCCCTTTTCTACCGTTGATTTTGCCTTAGCTGATGGTAGTCAGATTCCCATTGAAGAGCGTGACCCGATGGAAATCTACCAAGTAGGTGATACTATACTCACACCGTCGGGTGTTGATTTTTACAACCCTGCATTTGATGTTACCCCGGCTGAGTTAATTACAGCTATCATTACCGAAAATGGGGCATTTGCTCCTGGTGAGTTGCCACAATCTCAGCCTCAGCTAGTAATATAG
- a CDS encoding cation:proton antiporter, which produces MTNLLMTTLISTPIKDPVPVFLMILGIMLIAPLLFEKIRLPGIVGLILAGVVVGPNGLGLLARDSTIILLGTVGLLFLMFMAGLETSLDDMKYNADKAVIFGFATFLAPMALGTAAMMAIGYDLLPAVLVASCFASHTLLALPVASKLGIMRSQVMTTILGGTLITNILALLVLAVVVRAHEGNLTLQFWLFLIPSLIIYTFLILWGLPRLGRWFFQRFGHDEGAEFTFVLASLFVVSYGAQLVQIEPIIGAFLAGVAITQLIPQLSPLMNRIQFIGNTLFVPFFLISVGMLVNPSILFQEPRALLVSGVMVFVAIIAKFIPAWGAGKLFGLNFDNIMVMFGLSVAQAASTLAAITVAFNIELVDQLTVNGTIAMILVTCVASPWVTAQWGQKIKPGEVTTQNPNSANIGDRVLVPVANPSTEDNLLKLAIILAKSAQGTLLPLHILLEQNSAISPEDKSRQSQLLSTAEMIAHASVTNVTPIGRIDESIDKGIARVAEEKQASVIVCGWKGYSTYQENLFGGVIDKIVNRSSVPVLVSRFPLPIEHTGRVFLAFTTQQTYASSFKQSIQLAKSLAIELKASLQLLHVVAVRGATVELTDLELPPDTPILKVRGNFVRQVSRLLKTNDLLVLNGTVEQKTQLFSLLGHAPEAIARSHAEVAMIIAYFPQ; this is translated from the coding sequence ATGACTAATTTATTAATGACTACCCTCATATCAACACCCATTAAAGACCCAGTACCAGTATTTTTGATGATTTTGGGGATTATGCTCATTGCTCCCCTGCTATTTGAGAAAATTCGCCTACCGGGGATTGTGGGATTAATTTTGGCTGGGGTCGTAGTCGGGCCAAATGGACTGGGATTATTGGCACGAGATAGCACAATTATACTCCTGGGTACAGTCGGTTTATTATTTCTCATGTTCATGGCGGGACTAGAAACTAGCCTGGATGACATGAAATATAACGCTGATAAGGCGGTGATTTTTGGATTCGCTACTTTTCTCGCCCCGATGGCATTGGGTACTGCTGCCATGATGGCTATTGGCTACGATTTATTGCCTGCTGTTCTGGTTGCATCCTGTTTCGCCTCTCATACCTTGCTAGCATTACCTGTCGCCAGCAAACTGGGAATTATGCGATCGCAGGTGATGACTACCATTCTGGGAGGGACATTAATCACCAATATTTTGGCTCTTTTAGTGTTAGCTGTGGTGGTGAGAGCGCATGAAGGCAATTTAACTTTACAGTTTTGGCTATTCCTGATTCCCTCACTGATCATCTATACCTTCCTGATCCTGTGGGGATTACCTCGCCTGGGACGCTGGTTTTTTCAGCGCTTTGGACACGATGAAGGGGCAGAGTTTACCTTTGTTTTAGCTTCTTTGTTTGTCGTTTCCTACGGCGCACAATTAGTCCAAATTGAGCCAATTATTGGGGCTTTTTTAGCGGGAGTTGCCATTACCCAACTGATACCGCAACTTAGCCCCTTAATGAATCGGATTCAATTTATCGGCAATACGCTGTTTGTGCCATTTTTCCTGATTTCTGTAGGGATGTTGGTCAATCCCAGCATTTTGTTTCAAGAACCGCGAGCGCTGCTAGTCTCAGGTGTGATGGTGTTTGTGGCGATTATTGCCAAGTTTATTCCGGCTTGGGGTGCAGGTAAATTATTTGGCTTGAATTTTGACAATATTATGGTGATGTTTGGGCTATCAGTAGCTCAAGCTGCTTCGACTCTAGCGGCGATTACTGTTGCTTTTAATATTGAGTTAGTTGACCAATTGACTGTCAATGGGACTATTGCCATGATTTTAGTTACCTGTGTGGCTTCACCTTGGGTAACAGCGCAATGGGGACAAAAAATCAAGCCCGGAGAAGTCACGACTCAAAACCCAAATTCAGCAAACATAGGCGATCGCGTTTTAGTCCCAGTTGCTAACCCCAGTACTGAAGATAATCTCCTAAAGTTGGCGATTATTTTGGCAAAATCCGCTCAAGGAACTCTCCTACCCCTGCACATTTTACTGGAACAAAATTCCGCCATTTCCCCAGAGGATAAATCTAGACAAAGCCAATTATTATCGACGGCGGAAATGATTGCCCATGCATCTGTCACCAATGTTACGCCCATTGGTCGCATTGATGAATCAATTGATAAGGGTATCGCTCGCGTCGCCGAAGAAAAACAAGCGAGTGTGATTGTCTGCGGTTGGAAGGGTTACTCTACTTATCAGGAAAATTTATTTGGCGGTGTGATTGACAAAATTGTCAATCGCAGTTCCGTACCAGTTTTAGTCAGTCGATTTCCATTACCAATCGAGCATACAGGGCGCGTCTTTCTGGCTTTCACCACTCAGCAAACTTACGCTAGTTCTTTTAAGCAAAGTATCCAATTAGCCAAAAGTCTGGCCATAGAACTGAAAGCATCGCTACAACTGTTACACGTGGTTGCAGTCAGAGGAGCAACTGTTGAACTTACTGATCTGGAATTACCACCAGACACGCCTATTCTCAAGGTACGAGGTAATTTTGTGCGGCAAGTTTCTCGATTACTCAAAACTAACGACTTGCTGGTGTTAAATGGTACTGTGGAGCAGAAAACTCAGCTTTTCTCACTTCTGGGTCATGCACCGGAAGCGATCGCTCGTAGTCATGCCGAAGTGGCGATGATTATTGCTTATTTTCCGCAGTAA
- a CDS encoding TetR/AcrR family transcriptional regulator: MSKIDKKPGRPRSVESHQAILQATLALLAEIGFDAMSIEAIAARAGVGKTTIYRRYASKEELMADAIENMREEVVIPNTGNLWGDIDALIENASQITLSPLGRQTVAMIISSASSNSQFAQIYWTKYLQPRRQAFTIVLERAKARNEVQPEIDSDLVFDIMSGVMLYTLIFPPTTNFWEVHVRRCLNLVLQNAVV, translated from the coding sequence ATGAGCAAAATTGACAAAAAGCCGGGAAGACCTCGCAGTGTCGAATCACATCAAGCCATCTTGCAAGCAACATTAGCGTTGTTGGCAGAAATTGGGTTTGATGCCATGAGTATTGAAGCAATTGCGGCTCGTGCTGGAGTTGGCAAAACAACCATCTACCGCCGTTACGCAAGTAAAGAAGAGTTGATGGCTGATGCCATCGAAAATATGCGAGAAGAGGTTGTGATTCCGAATACGGGCAACTTGTGGGGGGATATTGATGCGCTGATCGAGAACGCATCACAAATTACACTCAGTCCCCTGGGGCGACAAACGGTTGCCATGATTATTAGTAGTGCGTCCAGTAATTCTCAGTTTGCTCAAATTTACTGGACAAAATACTTACAACCTCGGCGACAGGCTTTTACGATTGTCTTGGAACGGGCAAAAGCAAGAAATGAAGTTCAACCTGAGATCGATTCCGATCTAGTATTTGACATTATGAGTGGTGTAATGCTGTACACACTAATTTTTCCCCCTACAACTAACTTTTGGGAAGTACACGTTCGTCGTTGCTTAAATCTTGTTTTGCAAAATGCAGTAGTCTAG
- a CDS encoding cytochrome P450 — MSSSSTSQTLSLPPGHLGLPLVGESIQYLSDPEEFIDRRQQKYGNVFKTSLFGRPTIALIGADAARFLFANDGQKLEMTNTPNFEVLLGEKSIGVQIGAAHQVLRRQLFQAFQPRALETYATTMTDMTPHYLHKWEQMGTLTWYNELKQYTLDIACRLFIDVSTKVDEELANVYETWSRGLLTIPLRFPGSKFERAVRAREQLLMQFDQLINQRQQHPTDKQDVLSILLMAKDEAGNALSRVEIKDNILGMLIAGHETLTSALTSLCQLLAQHPTVLEALRVEQLRLGNPLVLTQNTLKQMTYLEQVLKEVLRFVPPVVRSGSRRVLEACEFSGYVIPQGWDIYYQIPETHQDPQIYKNPEQFDPDRFSPERAEDKQKVFSHIPFGGGIRECLGKEFARLEMKIFAALLVRNYQWELLPNQNLERTVLPFSRPRDGLKVKFWRYEGESSEKLC; from the coding sequence ATGAGCAGTTCTTCCACTTCCCAAACGCTGTCACTTCCCCCAGGTCATCTTGGTTTACCTCTAGTTGGAGAATCCATTCAGTATTTAAGTGATCCAGAAGAGTTTATTGACAGACGACAGCAGAAGTACGGCAATGTCTTCAAAACTTCCCTATTTGGTCGCCCAACCATTGCTTTGATTGGAGCAGATGCCGCAAGATTTCTATTTGCCAATGATGGTCAGAAACTTGAGATGACAAACACACCCAATTTTGAGGTGTTACTTGGCGAAAAATCCATTGGTGTTCAAATTGGTGCGGCTCACCAAGTCTTGCGTCGCCAACTGTTTCAAGCCTTTCAACCGAGAGCCTTAGAAACGTATGCGACTACGATGACGGACATGACTCCTCACTATTTACACAAGTGGGAACAGATGGGAACGCTGACTTGGTATAACGAGTTAAAACAATACACGCTCGACATTGCTTGTCGATTATTCATTGACGTTAGCACGAAGGTGGATGAAGAACTGGCGAACGTCTATGAAACTTGGAGTAGAGGGCTATTGACGATTCCGTTGCGTTTTCCTGGCAGTAAGTTCGAGCGGGCAGTACGAGCAAGAGAGCAACTACTCATGCAGTTTGATCAACTCATCAATCAACGTCAGCAACATCCGACCGATAAGCAAGATGTTTTAAGTATTTTGCTGATGGCAAAAGACGAGGCAGGAAATGCACTCAGCCGAGTTGAGATTAAAGACAACATTTTAGGAATGCTCATTGCAGGACATGAAACACTCACATCAGCACTGACTTCCCTATGTCAGCTTCTAGCTCAACATCCAACAGTATTAGAGGCGCTTCGTGTGGAACAATTACGCCTTGGTAATCCCCTAGTTCTAACCCAAAATACTTTGAAGCAAATGACTTATTTGGAACAAGTTCTAAAGGAGGTTTTAAGATTTGTCCCGCCTGTTGTTCGGAGTGGTTCCCGTCGAGTTTTAGAAGCTTGTGAATTCAGTGGATACGTGATTCCGCAGGGTTGGGATATCTATTATCAAATTCCTGAAACTCATCAAGATCCGCAGATATATAAAAATCCAGAACAATTTGACCCTGACCGCTTCTCTCCAGAACGGGCTGAGGACAAACAAAAAGTTTTCAGTCACATTCCATTTGGTGGCGGAATTAGAGAATGCTTAGGTAAAGAGTTTGCCAGATTGGAAATGAAAATATTTGCTGCTTTGTTAGTGCGTAACTATCAATGGGAACTCCTGCCTAACCAAAATCTAGAACGGACTGTGTTACCTTTCTCGCGTCCTCGTGATGGATTGAAGGTGAAGTTTTGGCGGTATGAAGGCGAAAGCAGCGAAAAATTGTGCTGA